The Terriglobus roseus sequence AGCTCTTCAACCGTGAAGACCGTGCCTACAAGGATTTCCAAAGTATCAACGCGGAACACCGCGACGCCTTCGTAGACCAGGTGCAGGCATATTCGCTCTACTATCCTGCAGTTGAGCTGCTCAGCAGCATCGCCATCGCCACCGTCATTTGGAAGGGTGGTCTGGGCGTTCTGCACGGCAGCACCTTCTTCGGGCGCACGGTCACGGTCGGCGTTCTGCTCGCCTTCATGCAGTATGCGCAGCGCTTCTTCCGGCCCATCATGGATCTGAGCGAGAAGTACAACATCCTTCAGGCTGCCATGGCCGCCAGCGAACGTGTCTTCAAGCTCATCGATACGGAGCCGGAGATTGTTTCGCCGGAAACCGTCACCGCGACACCCGACAGTGGATCGCCGTGCGCCATCGAATTCCGCGATGTCTGGTTCACCTACCAGACACTCACAGACGAGCAGCGCGACTGGGTCGCCGCTGCTTCAGACGCCGAGTTGGCAGCCTCGACAGACATCGAATGGATCCTGCGTGGCGTTTCCTTCCGGGTGGCGCGGGGTGAGACGGCTGCCATCGTCGGTCACACGGGCGCCGGTAAGACCACCATTACAGCGCTGATGATGCGCTTCTACGACGTGACCCGCGGCGCCGTCCTGATCGATGGTGTCGACGTTCGCGAAGTAGCACTCGATACCCTGCGGAAGCGCTTCGGCGTCGTTCTGCAGGACGCCTTCCTCTTCACCGGTACCGTCCGCTCGAACATCCGGTTGGGCAGCGAGTGGATTACGGACGCCGAAGTCGAGCACGCGGCCGACGAAGTCAACATCGGCGACTTCATCCGCACCATGCCGAAGGGCTTCGATGAGCCCATGCAGGAACGCGGCGCGACCCTCTCCACCGGCCAGAAGCAGCTCATCAGCTTCGCCCGTGCCCTGGCTCACCGCCCCGAAATCCTGATCCTGGACGAGGCCACCAGTTCCGTCGACACCGATACCGAACTGCGCGTCCGGCTTGCCCTGCAGCGCATGATCACCGGCCGTACCTCCGTCGTCATCGCGCACCGCCTCTCCACCATCCAGCGCGCAGACACCATCCTGGTCATGCACAAGGGCCAACTCCGCGAGAGCGGCACGCACAATGAACTGCTCACCGAGCGCGGCCTCTACTGGCGGCTCTACCGCCTGCAATACAAGGATCAGGAAGATACCGTGATTCCCATTCCTGCGGAACCGCTTCGACTGCAGCCGGGTGATTAGCGCCTCAGCGCATCCTGCAAGCCGCAGCTAAACTACACCTGCGTGCTAAAGACTCCACTTATCTTTCTCTCGGCCGGCGAAGCCAGCGGCGACCACTACGGCGCGGAACTCATCGCAGCCGTAAAAGCCGTCCTGCCACAGGCAGGCTTCACCGGCCTGGGTGGAGCTGCCATGGAAGCCGAGGGACAGCAGCGCGTCGTCCGTGCGGAAGATGTCGCCGTCATGGGCATCACGGAGATCCTGCGACACATTCCGCGAATTCTCGGCAGCTACTTCCGACTGGTCAAGGCCATCAAGAAGAATCGGCCCGACGTCGCCGTTCTGATCGATTTCCCCGACGTGAACTTCCGGCTCGCCAAGCACCTCAAGCGGCTCGGTGTGCCGGTCATCTGGTTTGTCAGCCCGCAGCTCTGGGCCTGGAAGCGCAGCCGCCTGCGCTGGGTGCAGCAACGCGTGTGGAAGATGCTGACCATCTTCCCGTTCGAAGAAACCTTCTATGCCAACCGAGGCGTCACGGCGGAGTTTGTCGGGCATCCACTCGCGGAACAAGCATTGCCGACGATCTCTCGCGAGGTATATGCCCGGGAGCAAGGTC is a genomic window containing:
- a CDS encoding ABC transporter ATP-binding protein, producing MAKRTKEKPKPAAKSGGDEEVLGKAYDSRLMRRLLTYMRPYTGHAVLSFAAILLKAAADVAGPYLVLVATDRYMTGRSTTFVPPFLQRHLSTAPLTGITECALLYMCALLLSYGLEFLQTYLMQWTGQRIMFDMRSQIFRHLQRMHVGFYDKNPVGRLVTRVTSDIDALNEMFTSGVLAIFEDVFVLLFIVGIMLWMSWPLALLTLSVLPLIMYATRLFRIAVRASYRRIRVAIAKINAYTQEHVSGMSVVQLFNREDRAYKDFQSINAEHRDAFVDQVQAYSLYYPAVELLSSIAIATVIWKGGLGVLHGSTFFGRTVTVGVLLAFMQYAQRFFRPIMDLSEKYNILQAAMAASERVFKLIDTEPEIVSPETVTATPDSGSPCAIEFRDVWFTYQTLTDEQRDWVAAASDAELAASTDIEWILRGVSFRVARGETAAIVGHTGAGKTTITALMMRFYDVTRGAVLIDGVDVREVALDTLRKRFGVVLQDAFLFTGTVRSNIRLGSEWITDAEVEHAADEVNIGDFIRTMPKGFDEPMQERGATLSTGQKQLISFARALAHRPEILILDEATSSVDTDTELRVRLALQRMITGRTSVVIAHRLSTIQRADTILVMHKGQLRESGTHNELLTERGLYWRLYRLQYKDQEDTVIPIPAEPLRLQPGD